One Gloeobacter morelensis MG652769 DNA window includes the following coding sequences:
- the dusB gene encoding tRNA dihydrouridine synthase DusB: MEMSAARRARLASPLTLGSRRFASRVLQSPLAGVTDKAFRQLVRRFAPRSLLYTEMVSASGLHYSRSLPQIMDIAEGETPIGIQLFDCRPDFLAEAARVAEAQGADVIDINMGCPVNKITKNGGGSSLLRDPATAASIVAAVAGAVGVPVTVKTRLGWSDGEINILEFARLMQESGAQMLTVHARTRAQSFEGTARWEWIARVKAQLAIPVIANGDIFSIDAAIRCLELTGADGVMCARGTMGAPHLVGQIDHYLRTGERLPDPTPRERLELACVHLHLLFDYLGVPGVRRARKHMGWYVRDFPGAAALRAQLMCVETVEQGEVLLRETIDRLEAAPALVKT, translated from the coding sequence ATGGAAATGTCCGCCGCCCGCCGGGCGCGCCTCGCCTCACCCCTCACCCTCGGTTCGCGCCGCTTCGCCAGCCGCGTACTCCAATCGCCGCTGGCCGGGGTGACCGACAAGGCGTTTCGGCAGCTGGTGCGCCGCTTTGCACCCCGCTCGCTGTTGTACACCGAGATGGTGAGCGCCTCGGGGCTGCACTACAGCCGCTCGCTGCCGCAGATCATGGACATTGCAGAAGGCGAGACGCCCATCGGCATTCAGCTGTTCGATTGCCGCCCCGACTTTCTGGCGGAGGCGGCGCGCGTCGCCGAGGCCCAGGGTGCCGATGTGATCGACATCAACATGGGTTGCCCGGTCAACAAGATCACCAAAAACGGCGGCGGCTCCTCGCTCCTGCGCGATCCGGCCACCGCGGCCAGCATCGTCGCTGCAGTCGCAGGGGCGGTGGGGGTGCCTGTCACCGTCAAGACGCGCCTGGGTTGGAGCGACGGGGAGATCAACATCCTCGAATTTGCGCGCCTGATGCAAGAAAGCGGTGCTCAGATGCTGACGGTCCACGCCCGCACCCGCGCCCAGAGTTTCGAGGGCACCGCCCGCTGGGAGTGGATAGCCCGGGTCAAAGCGCAACTGGCCATCCCGGTTATCGCCAACGGCGACATCTTTTCGATCGACGCGGCGATTCGCTGTCTGGAGTTGACCGGTGCCGACGGCGTCATGTGCGCGCGCGGCACGATGGGGGCTCCGCACCTGGTAGGCCAGATCGACCACTACCTGCGCACCGGCGAGCGGCTACCCGACCCGACGCCCCGCGAGCGCCTCGAACTGGCCTGTGTCCATCTCCACTTGCTGTTCGACTATCTGGGCGTGCCGGGGGTGCGCCGGGCGCGCAAGCACATGGGCTGGTACGTGCGCGACTTTCCCGGTGCGGCGGCTTTGCGCGCCCAACTGATGTGCGTTGAGACGGTCGAGCAGGGAGAAGTGTTGTTGAGGGAAACCATCGACCGCTTAGAAGCGGCTCCGGCACTGGTCAAAACCTGA
- a CDS encoding Uma2 family endonuclease, translated as MEDQFFVIADKESGLWSPTEYLEWERQQCIRHEFADGKISAMTGGTVAHNSIALNLAAALRNHLQGGSCRYFVSDLKVQVDHEGPFFYPDVMVTCDKRDDDAVYIIQYPCTIIEILSPSTEAYDRGRKFEQYRRIATLREYILIDSQKASVECFRRSVTAENIWLLHFYNEPSVVSFDSLGMQIPMAAIYENIRF; from the coding sequence TTGGAGGACCAATTTTTTGTGATCGCGGACAAGGAATCTGGATTATGGTCGCCAACTGAATATTTGGAGTGGGAGCGGCAACAATGCATTCGCCACGAGTTTGCCGACGGCAAGATTTCTGCCATGACCGGCGGTACAGTTGCCCACAATTCCATTGCTCTCAACCTGGCTGCGGCGCTTAGAAATCACTTACAAGGTGGTTCTTGTCGGTATTTCGTCAGTGATCTGAAAGTTCAAGTCGATCACGAAGGCCCGTTTTTTTACCCGGATGTCATGGTCACTTGCGACAAACGAGATGACGACGCTGTCTATATTATTCAGTATCCTTGTACCATTATTGAGATACTTTCTCCATCGACTGAAGCCTACGATCGAGGTCGCAAGTTCGAACAGTACCGCCGTATCGCTACTCTGCGCGAATACATTTTGATCGACAGCCAAAAAGCCAGCGTCGAGTGCTTTCGCCGCAGTGTTACCGCTGAGAATATCTGGCTACTACACTTCTACAATGAGCCGTCGGTGGTGTCCTTCGACAGCCTTGGAATGCAGATCCCGATGGCTGCGATTTATGAAAACATCAGGTTTTGA
- a CDS encoding homospermidine biosynthesis protein, giving the protein MAKHRFLAGKKIDPQPIGAGISVSALIDNTFLAYNAGRLREAARLLVERMLRPGVTVGVTLSGALTPTGLGMAAIIPLMEAGFIDWIISTGANLYHDTHHGIGLDLRRGRADISDVVLREEGVVRIYDIFFDYDVLLSTDRFFREIFKAPEFQAAMGTAEFHYLAGKYVAERERQLGLENKSLLAAAYRLGVPIYTSSPGDSSIGMNIAAMALDGKGPRLDVSLDVNETAAIVLDAKRSGGESGVWILGGGSPKNFMLQTEPQIQEVLGIQEKGHDYFLQVTDARPDTGGLSGATPSEAVSWGKVDPDRLPDTVVCYVDSTIALPLLTAYALENAEPRPLKRLYDRRGELIAKLKAEYEAAQAAGESEPEAGGPIPEHISSQAAGR; this is encoded by the coding sequence ATGGCCAAACATCGCTTTCTGGCGGGCAAAAAGATCGACCCCCAGCCGATCGGGGCGGGCATCTCGGTGAGCGCCCTCATCGACAACACGTTTTTGGCCTACAACGCCGGCCGGCTGCGCGAGGCGGCCCGGCTTCTAGTCGAGCGCATGCTGCGCCCGGGGGTGACTGTGGGTGTCACTCTGAGCGGCGCGCTCACGCCGACGGGATTGGGTATGGCGGCGATTATTCCGCTGATGGAAGCCGGATTTATCGACTGGATCATCTCCACGGGCGCCAATCTTTATCACGACACCCACCACGGCATCGGCCTCGATTTGCGCCGCGGCCGGGCCGATATTTCCGACGTGGTCCTGCGCGAAGAAGGCGTGGTGCGCATCTACGACATCTTCTTCGACTACGACGTCTTGCTCTCGACCGACCGCTTCTTTCGCGAAATTTTCAAAGCTCCCGAGTTTCAAGCCGCCATGGGCACCGCCGAATTTCACTACCTGGCGGGCAAGTACGTCGCCGAGCGCGAGCGGCAGTTGGGACTGGAGAATAAATCGCTGCTTGCCGCGGCCTATCGTCTGGGAGTGCCAATCTACACCTCCAGTCCGGGCGATTCTTCGATCGGCATGAACATCGCGGCGATGGCCCTCGACGGCAAAGGTCCGCGCCTCGATGTCTCGCTCGACGTCAACGAGACCGCGGCCATTGTGCTGGACGCCAAGCGCTCCGGGGGCGAGAGCGGGGTCTGGATTCTCGGGGGCGGTTCACCCAAGAACTTCATGCTCCAGACCGAACCGCAAATCCAAGAAGTCCTGGGCATTCAAGAGAAGGGCCACGACTACTTTTTGCAGGTGACCGACGCGCGGCCGGATACCGGCGGCCTGTCGGGGGCTACCCCCTCCGAGGCGGTCTCCTGGGGCAAAGTGGACCCCGACCGCCTGCCGGACACGGTGGTCTGCTACGTCGATTCGACGATTGCCCTGCCGCTACTGACCGCCTACGCCCTGGAGAACGCCGAGCCGCGCCCGCTCAAACGCCTCTACGACCGCCGGGGCGAATTGATCGCCAAACTCAAAGCCGAGTACGAGGCGGCCCAGGCCGCAGGTGAAAGCGAACCCGAAGCGGGCGGACCGATACCTGAGCACATCTCCTCGCAGGCCGCCGGTCGTTAG
- a CDS encoding DUF2555 domain-containing protein, translated as MAVVTPSTTKTLADWTPQEVAELARRLENDDYEHAFDALADWQVLKALQYRRPQLVDAYVHLLELEEDES; from the coding sequence ATGGCCGTGGTCACCCCCAGCACAACCAAGACCCTCGCGGACTGGACGCCCCAAGAAGTGGCAGAGCTGGCCCGCCGCCTCGAAAACGACGATTACGAGCACGCCTTCGATGCCCTGGCCGACTGGCAAGTGCTCAAGGCCCTGCAGTATCGTCGCCCCCAACTGGTCGACGCTTACGTGCACCTGCTCGAACTCGAAGAGGACGAATCGTAA
- the ribH gene encoding 6,7-dimethyl-8-ribityllumazine synthase: MTVFEGNLQDTRDLKFAIVIARFNDLVVGKLLSACEDSLRRHGVAVGPDSHQVDYAWVPGSFEIPMVARQLALSGRYDAIVCLGAVIRGQTSHYDHVASEVAKGIQALAFQTGVPVTFGVLTTDTMQQAIERAGIKSNLGWEYGENAIEMATLTRKIRHLVAVRTVQPELPEQTPPNLLQ; the protein is encoded by the coding sequence ATGACCGTCTTCGAAGGCAACCTCCAGGACACCCGGGATCTCAAATTTGCGATTGTGATCGCCCGCTTCAACGACCTGGTGGTCGGCAAATTGCTGTCCGCCTGCGAGGATTCCCTCAGGCGCCACGGCGTCGCCGTCGGTCCCGATTCGCACCAGGTCGATTATGCCTGGGTGCCGGGCTCCTTCGAGATCCCGATGGTGGCCCGCCAGCTTGCCCTCTCCGGCCGCTACGACGCGATTGTCTGCCTGGGGGCGGTGATCCGCGGCCAGACCAGCCACTACGACCACGTCGCCTCAGAAGTGGCCAAGGGTATCCAGGCCCTCGCCTTTCAGACCGGGGTGCCGGTTACCTTCGGCGTGCTCACCACCGACACGATGCAGCAGGCGATCGAGCGGGCCGGCATCAAGAGCAACCTCGGCTGGGAGTACGGCGAGAATGCCATCGAAATGGCCACCCTCACCCGCAAAATCCGCCACCTCGTCGCCGTGCGCACCGTTCAGCCCGAGCTGCCCGAGCAAACCCCGCCAAATCTGTTGCAGTGA
- the psb28 gene encoding photosystem II reaction center protein Psb28, producing MATIEFISGIREELTEIKLRRGQTSGNRIVVFIFEKVKAMDKLSSFSSGGAQYMLLNDEEGDIQVTPRNLEFFYKSDDNLAKLVCTFELINDLQWERLRRFMDRYAASNGMEYQDRGPQDKMKQ from the coding sequence TTGGCGACGATCGAATTTATCAGCGGCATCCGCGAGGAACTGACCGAAATCAAACTGCGCCGCGGCCAGACCAGCGGCAACCGCATCGTCGTGTTCATCTTCGAGAAGGTGAAGGCGATGGACAAGCTCAGCAGCTTCTCCTCGGGGGGAGCCCAGTACATGTTGCTCAACGACGAAGAAGGCGACATCCAGGTCACCCCGCGCAATCTCGAATTTTTCTATAAGAGCGACGACAACCTCGCCAAGCTCGTGTGCACCTTCGAGCTGATCAACGATTTGCAGTGGGAGCGGTTGCGCCGGTTCATGGACCGCTACGCCGCCAGCAACGGCATGGAGTACCAGGACCGCGGTCCGCAGGACAAAATGAAACAGTAG
- the tpiA gene encoding triose-phosphate isomerase codes for MRRKVLAGNWKMYKTRGEAHAFLEAFVPLISPGAENREVILCGPFTCLDVLNAQAGPYAVGAQNVHWADHGAYTGEIAPQMLVELGVRYVIVGHSERREYFNETDSTVNRRLNNAQDHDLLPILCVGETESVRKDGMTEAHIRSQLDRDLELVDLRRLIIAYEPIWAIGTGKTCEANEANRVCAMIRKHVNFEGVPILYGGSVKPENIDELMAQSDIDGVLVGGASLEAKSFARIVNFESVPPTS; via the coding sequence TTGCGACGAAAGGTTCTGGCGGGCAACTGGAAGATGTATAAGACCCGCGGCGAAGCGCACGCCTTCCTGGAGGCTTTTGTGCCGCTCATCTCCCCCGGTGCTGAGAACCGGGAGGTCATTCTCTGTGGGCCGTTTACCTGCCTGGATGTCTTGAACGCCCAGGCCGGACCCTATGCCGTCGGCGCCCAGAACGTGCATTGGGCTGACCACGGCGCCTACACCGGCGAAATCGCCCCCCAGATGCTCGTCGAACTGGGTGTGCGCTACGTGATTGTCGGGCATTCTGAGCGGCGCGAGTACTTCAACGAGACCGACAGCACCGTCAACCGCCGCCTCAACAACGCCCAGGACCACGATTTGCTCCCGATTCTCTGCGTGGGCGAGACCGAGAGCGTGCGCAAGGACGGCATGACCGAAGCCCACATCCGCTCCCAACTCGATCGCGACCTCGAACTGGTGGACCTGCGCCGCCTGATCATTGCCTACGAACCCATCTGGGCCATCGGCACCGGCAAAACCTGCGAGGCGAACGAAGCGAACCGGGTGTGCGCCATGATCCGCAAACACGTCAACTTCGAAGGGGTGCCCATCCTCTACGGCGGCTCGGTCAAACCCGAAAATATCGACGAGTTGATGGCCCAGAGCGACATCGACGGCGTGCTGGTGGGCGGCGCCAGCCTCGAGGCGAAGAGTTTTGCGCGGATCGTCAACTTCGAAAGTGTGCCCCCTACGAGTTGA
- a CDS encoding CPP1-like family protein, translating to MSEPNPYHVLGIAEDALFEEVQEARVRLLSEFALDEKRQQTIEVAYDAILMRRLKQRQDGKIKVHERIRYADRTVVARPAQAVPARPTQQWWRSLALSAPEAGVSALVFSAVWLLYLALSSSAPANDGSYAIALGLFATIYFLYRKIRVFWKAGLYALGGVVVAILASSSLASVWQNQPVPPGLTGFVLIAILWVVTLLAR from the coding sequence ATGAGTGAACCGAATCCCTACCACGTCCTCGGTATCGCTGAGGATGCCCTCTTCGAGGAGGTGCAGGAGGCGCGCGTGCGGCTTCTGTCGGAGTTTGCCCTCGACGAGAAGCGCCAGCAGACCATCGAAGTCGCTTACGACGCGATTCTGATGCGGCGGCTCAAGCAGCGCCAGGATGGCAAAATCAAGGTTCACGAGCGCATCCGCTACGCCGATCGCACCGTGGTCGCCCGCCCGGCTCAGGCGGTGCCTGCCCGCCCGACCCAGCAGTGGTGGCGCTCGCTCGCCTTGAGCGCTCCGGAGGCAGGGGTTTCGGCCCTGGTCTTCTCGGCTGTCTGGCTGCTGTACCTGGCGCTCTCTTCATCCGCCCCAGCCAACGATGGCAGCTACGCCATCGCCCTGGGATTGTTTGCGACGATTTACTTTCTCTACCGCAAGATCCGGGTGTTCTGGAAGGCGGGACTCTACGCTTTGGGCGGCGTCGTGGTCGCCATTCTCGCCTCCTCGTCGCTCGCCTCGGTCTGGCAGAACCAGCCGGTTCCTCCCGGGCTCACCGGCTTTGTGCTCATCGCCATCCTCTGGGTGGTCACACTGCTCGCCCGCTAA
- the aroA gene encoding 3-phosphoshikimate 1-carboxyvinyltransferase, giving the protein MGQAFSITPARRLSGEIAVAGDKSISHRALMLAALAEGESVIEGLLPGDDPRSTAACLRALGAEISGIDGPSVRVRGVGPGRLHEPADVLDMGNSGTTMRLMLGVLAGQPGLFCTLTGDRSLRSRPMLRVVSPLRQMGARIWGREEGGRAPLAVWGEQLKAIDFVSPVASAQVKSAVLLAGLLAEGLTSVSEPVRSRDHSERMLRAFGAEVLVDGTTAAVRGPARLRAQSLRVPGDISSAAFWLVAGSIVPDSELLLSGVGVNPTRTGILDALTAMGADIAVENRREVCGEPVADLRVRSAPLKACTIGGEWIPRLVDEIPVLAVAACCAAGKTVICDAAELRVKESDRLATMARELGRLGAHIEERPDGLVIEGGHPLVGAGVESHADHRVAMSLAVAGLVAAGTTKIADSDCATVSYPQFYEQLARVRQP; this is encoded by the coding sequence GTGGGACAAGCGTTTTCGATCACCCCGGCCCGGCGGCTGAGCGGGGAGATCGCCGTGGCGGGCGACAAGTCTATCTCCCATCGCGCCTTGATGCTCGCAGCCCTAGCCGAAGGGGAATCGGTGATCGAGGGGCTGCTGCCGGGGGACGATCCGCGCAGTACTGCCGCGTGTTTGCGGGCTCTGGGCGCCGAGATTTCGGGGATCGACGGCCCGTCGGTGCGGGTGCGCGGCGTTGGCCCGGGTCGGCTGCACGAGCCTGCCGATGTGCTGGATATGGGCAATTCCGGTACGACGATGCGGCTGATGCTGGGGGTGCTTGCCGGCCAGCCGGGGCTTTTTTGTACCCTCACGGGCGACCGATCGCTGCGCTCGCGGCCGATGCTCAGGGTGGTCTCACCGCTTCGGCAGATGGGAGCGCGCATCTGGGGGCGCGAGGAGGGCGGCCGGGCGCCGCTTGCGGTTTGGGGGGAGCAGCTCAAGGCGATCGACTTTGTTTCTCCTGTTGCCTCCGCCCAGGTCAAGTCGGCTGTGCTGCTGGCCGGGCTGCTCGCCGAGGGGCTCACCAGCGTCAGTGAACCGGTCCGCTCGCGCGATCATAGCGAACGGATGCTCAGAGCCTTTGGAGCCGAGGTTCTGGTAGACGGCACCACCGCCGCGGTGCGCGGGCCTGCCAGGTTGCGCGCTCAAAGTTTGCGGGTGCCCGGGGACATCAGCTCGGCCGCCTTCTGGCTGGTGGCAGGCTCGATTGTGCCCGATTCGGAGTTGCTCCTGAGCGGGGTCGGCGTCAACCCGACCCGCACGGGGATACTCGACGCCCTCACCGCCATGGGAGCGGATATTGCCGTGGAAAACCGGCGCGAAGTGTGCGGCGAGCCGGTGGCCGACCTGCGGGTGCGCTCAGCCCCCCTCAAAGCCTGCACGATCGGGGGCGAGTGGATTCCCCGGCTGGTGGACGAGATCCCGGTGCTGGCGGTGGCCGCCTGCTGTGCCGCGGGCAAAACCGTGATCTGCGACGCCGCCGAATTGCGCGTCAAAGAGAGCGACCGGCTTGCCACCATGGCCCGCGAACTGGGCCGCCTTGGAGCGCACATCGAGGAGCGGCCGGACGGCCTGGTGATCGAAGGCGGCCATCCCCTGGTGGGAGCCGGTGTCGAGAGTCACGCCGATCACCGGGTGGCGATGAGTCTGGCGGTGGCCGGGTTGGTGGCCGCCGGCACCACCAAAATCGCCGACTCCGACTGTGCGACGGTCTCCTACCCGCAGTTCTACGAGCAACTGGCCCGGGTGCGGCAGCCGTAA
- a CDS encoding DUF4864 domain-containing protein, with protein MQATGVAAVLLLLIGIQGWAPPWAVAIPAASAEFAESKTALKKQLEAVIQSQLSAFRKGDYAKAYTFASRGIRQRIPAAVFAEMVRSAYPAIARSRSARFGPILDDGDQAVVHVVVEGAEQRATYAYLMIREGSAWKVNSVMEAEPRRPDGLVST; from the coding sequence ATGCAGGCTACCGGCGTCGCTGCAGTGTTGCTGTTGCTCATCGGGATTCAAGGGTGGGCGCCGCCGTGGGCAGTGGCTATCCCTGCTGCGTCGGCCGAATTCGCCGAGAGCAAAACGGCGCTCAAAAAACAACTGGAAGCCGTCATCCAATCACAACTGTCGGCTTTTCGCAAGGGCGACTACGCAAAAGCATATACTTTTGCCTCGCGGGGTATTCGTCAGCGCATCCCGGCGGCTGTTTTCGCCGAGATGGTGCGCTCCGCTTACCCGGCTATCGCCCGTTCGCGCTCGGCCCGCTTTGGTCCGATTCTCGATGACGGCGATCAGGCGGTGGTGCACGTCGTCGTCGAAGGGGCCGAACAACGGGCGACTTATGCCTATCTGATGATTCGCGAGGGCAGCGCCTGGAAGGTCAATAGCGTCATGGAGGCGGAGCCGCGGCGTCCCGACGGCCTGGTCTCGACCTGA
- the aat gene encoding leucyl/phenylalanyl-tRNA--protein transferase, with translation MLVSLTPEILLQAYTQGFFPMAEGQGQRIYWYEPDPRAIFELDKVHFSKRLLRLIRQERFEIRYSTAFERVIRACADRPSTWISEEIIRTYIRLYRTGYGQSVESWLDGELVGGLYGVSLGGAFFGESMFCRVSDASKVAFFYLVERLRGRGFALLDTQFANEHLVQFHVVEIPRREYRQRLKGALALPCKFR, from the coding sequence ATGCTGGTATCTCTCACACCCGAAATCTTGCTGCAGGCGTATACCCAGGGCTTTTTCCCAATGGCCGAAGGCCAGGGTCAGCGCATTTATTGGTACGAACCCGACCCGCGGGCCATTTTTGAACTCGATAAAGTGCATTTCTCCAAACGCCTGCTGCGGCTGATCCGCCAGGAGCGCTTCGAGATTCGCTACAGCACCGCCTTTGAGCGGGTAATCCGCGCCTGTGCGGACCGACCTTCCACCTGGATCTCTGAGGAGATCATCCGCACTTACATTCGGCTTTACCGCACAGGCTACGGCCAGTCGGTCGAAAGCTGGCTGGACGGCGAACTGGTGGGTGGGCTTTACGGCGTCAGCCTGGGGGGTGCCTTTTTTGGCGAGTCGATGTTTTGCCGGGTAAGCGACGCTTCGAAAGTGGCGTTCTTTTATCTGGTCGAACGGCTCCGGGGGCGGGGTTTCGCGCTGCTTGACACCCAGTTCGCCAACGAGCATCTTGTGCAGTTCCATGTCGTCGAGATTCCGCGCCGGGAATACCGGCAGCGGCTCAAAGGAGCGCTCGCCCTGCCGTGCAAATTTCGCTAG
- the mutS gene encoding DNA mismatch repair protein MutS, which produces MADPATQLSQWDFRRFERSDLTPMLQQYVEVKAQHPHCLLLYRMGDFYETFLADAEIVSRELEIVLTGRQAGDKIGRIPMAGIPHHALERYCAQLIDKGYAVVICDQVESPEQAKERARQAKAARRSKTDGDAPLLPLLLEDSEQLTWEDAESALVRRAVTRVLTPGTVLEDQLLVGRRNNYLAALVQAGECWGLAFADISTGEFQVTQLESAEALVQELLRLQPAEVLMSSDAPDPLVLLRPGEASSERPECLPSQFCYTLRPRRYFELDEARRLLLETFGVRSLEGFGCENLPLAVRAAGGLVQHLLETQRGVSIPLEGIRTYTLSQYLILDHQTRRNLELTQTVRDGAQYGSLLWALDRTRTVMGGRALRRWLLQPLLDIRAIGRRQDSVAELHNEGLLRERLQRILESVYDLERLAGRCGSGTANARDLVALGESLLKLPALAEAVAASTSPYLKALQSIPVELERLGEKLRRTLVDTPPLILTEGGLIRAGVHPELEGMRRQLVEDRDWLVDLEARERARTGIQTLKVGFNKAFGYYLSISRGKAEKAPPEYLRKQTLTNEERYITPELKERETRILNAQQQTNQLEYEIFNILRQEAGRHVSALRQVARRVAALDALAGLAEVAVYHDYCRPVLGEGREVHIEAGRHPVIEQAIPAGFFVPNDARMGGQAEPDLIILTGPNMSGKSSFIRQVALIQLLAQVGSFVPARKAVLGVADRIFTRVGAVDDLATGQSTFMVEMTETANILNHATPRSLVLLDEIGRGTATFDGLAIAWAVAEYLASHIRCRTIFATHYHELNELASVVSGVANYQVTVQELADRIVFLHRVTPGGADRSYGIEVGRLAGLPSSVVARARTVLAQVEQHSQIAVGLRDSNGNASGPTAG; this is translated from the coding sequence ATGGCCGACCCCGCCACTCAACTTTCCCAGTGGGACTTTCGCCGCTTCGAAAGGTCGGATCTGACCCCGATGCTCCAGCAGTACGTCGAGGTCAAGGCCCAGCATCCCCACTGCCTGCTCCTGTATCGGATGGGAGATTTTTACGAAACGTTCCTGGCGGACGCCGAAATTGTCTCCCGCGAACTAGAAATCGTACTTACCGGCCGTCAGGCAGGCGACAAAATCGGCCGCATTCCGATGGCGGGGATTCCCCACCACGCCCTCGAGCGCTACTGCGCCCAATTGATCGACAAGGGCTACGCGGTGGTGATTTGCGATCAAGTCGAATCGCCCGAGCAGGCCAAAGAGCGCGCCCGCCAGGCGAAGGCTGCCCGCCGCAGCAAAACGGACGGCGACGCGCCGTTGCTGCCGCTGCTGCTGGAGGACAGCGAGCAGCTCACCTGGGAAGATGCTGAGAGCGCCCTGGTGCGCCGGGCGGTCACCCGGGTGCTCACCCCCGGTACGGTGCTCGAAGACCAGTTGCTGGTGGGACGGCGCAACAACTATCTGGCGGCGCTGGTGCAGGCGGGGGAGTGCTGGGGATTGGCTTTTGCCGACATCTCGACCGGCGAATTTCAGGTGACGCAACTGGAGAGTGCCGAGGCTTTGGTACAGGAGCTGTTGCGCCTGCAGCCGGCCGAGGTGCTGATGTCCAGCGACGCGCCCGATCCGCTGGTGCTGCTGCGGCCCGGCGAGGCTTCGAGCGAACGGCCCGAGTGCCTGCCGTCTCAGTTTTGCTATACGCTGCGTCCCCGGCGTTATTTCGAATTGGACGAAGCGCGGCGGTTGTTGTTGGAGACGTTCGGCGTGCGCTCGCTCGAAGGCTTCGGCTGCGAAAATCTGCCGCTTGCCGTGCGGGCGGCCGGGGGGTTGGTGCAGCATTTGCTGGAGACGCAGCGGGGAGTGTCGATTCCCCTGGAGGGCATCCGCACCTACACCCTCTCGCAGTACCTGATTCTCGATCACCAGACCCGGCGCAACCTCGAACTGACCCAGACCGTGCGCGACGGGGCGCAGTACGGCTCGCTTCTGTGGGCGCTCGATCGCACCCGCACGGTGATGGGGGGGCGTGCCCTCAGGCGCTGGTTGCTGCAGCCGTTGCTCGATATTCGGGCCATCGGCCGCCGTCAGGATTCGGTGGCCGAATTGCACAACGAGGGCCTGTTGCGCGAGCGCCTCCAGCGCATCCTCGAATCGGTCTACGACCTGGAGCGGCTCGCGGGCCGCTGCGGTTCGGGCACCGCTAACGCCCGCGATCTGGTGGCGCTGGGCGAATCGCTGCTCAAATTGCCCGCTTTGGCCGAGGCGGTGGCCGCGAGCACCAGTCCCTACCTCAAAGCCCTTCAATCCATTCCTGTCGAACTGGAGCGGCTTGGAGAGAAGCTGCGCCGCACCCTCGTGGACACCCCGCCGCTCATCCTCACCGAGGGCGGTCTGATCCGGGCGGGAGTCCACCCGGAACTGGAAGGCATGCGCCGGCAACTGGTCGAAGATCGCGACTGGCTGGTGGATCTCGAAGCGCGCGAGCGCGCCCGCACGGGCATCCAGACCCTCAAGGTGGGCTTTAACAAGGCCTTCGGCTACTACTTGTCGATCTCGCGCGGCAAGGCCGAAAAAGCACCCCCCGAGTACCTGCGCAAACAGACCCTCACCAACGAGGAGCGCTACATCACCCCCGAACTCAAAGAGCGCGAGACCCGCATCCTCAACGCCCAGCAGCAGACCAACCAGCTTGAGTACGAGATCTTTAACATCCTCAGGCAGGAGGCGGGCCGTCACGTTTCGGCTCTGCGGCAGGTGGCCCGGCGCGTGGCCGCCCTCGATGCCCTGGCCGGTCTGGCTGAGGTGGCCGTCTACCACGACTATTGCCGCCCGGTGCTCGGCGAAGGGCGCGAGGTGCACATCGAGGCGGGTCGTCACCCGGTGATCGAACAGGCGATCCCGGCGGGCTTTTTCGTGCCCAACGACGCGCGCATGGGCGGACAAGCCGAGCCGGATTTGATTATCCTCACCGGCCCGAACATGTCCGGCAAATCGAGCTTCATCCGCCAGGTGGCATTGATTCAGCTGTTGGCCCAGGTAGGGTCCTTTGTGCCCGCCAGGAAGGCGGTGCTCGGGGTGGCCGATCGCATCTTTACGCGCGTAGGAGCGGTCGACGATCTGGCCACCGGCCAATCGACCTTCATGGTCGAGATGACCGAGACGGCGAATATTCTCAACCACGCCACCCCCCGCTCGCTGGTGTTGCTCGATGAAATCGGCCGAGGGACGGCGACTTTCGATGGGCTGGCCATCGCCTGGGCGGTGGCTGAGTACCTGGCAAGCCACATCCGCTGCCGGACCATTTTTGCCACCCATTACCACGAGCTCAACGAACTGGCTTCGGTGGTCAGTGGTGTCGCCAATTATCAGGTGACTGTGCAGGAACTGGCCGATCGGATCGTCTTTTTGCACCGGGTCACCCCCGGCGGGGCGGATCGCTCCTACGGCATCGAGGTGGGCCGCCTAGCCGGGCTGCCATCCTCGGTGGTGGCGCGGGCGCGCACGGTGCTTGCCCAGGTCGAACAGCATTCGCAAATTGCCGTGGGCCTGCGCGATTCTAACGGCAACGCCTCCGGACCGACAGCTGGCTAA